cccgaggcgggagaaaaaagGGTCTGTGCACAGagccgatcatctttgtgcgactcgaggcgggagaaaaagggGTCTGTGCACAGCTCTTTGGATTAtggttagggtttgtttttaATGGGCTTAATCTGTTGGGCTTTGTCCCTTCTATTTGGGTTTTTAGGCTCTTTCAGGTGTTGGGGTGTAATCTATTTGTGCTCATTATTTGATATGGACTTTTAGGCCTTTTTAGGTGTTGGGTTTTGTCCCTTGGGGTTTTtccttggttggcatcttgccaattaAGGAATTGGATCTTGGATGGGTTTTTGTTGCATTTTCCTTGCTCCTTTTAAGTCTTTGTATCTCtcttaaagattaataaaaaaaaattgttgttcaaAAGATAATATCATATATTTATACACGTATACAAATTTAAAGctgtaaataaaatttttattacaaaaatatgtTCGTATacatataaaatgataaaaacatatacgtaagtaagttttttttttttactgaaccaaATCGTCCCAATATAAGTAAGTTTTTTAGACTTggtacaagttttaaaattttcactatgTAACTATATAAAATTCTCATAACATACATATACTAGTGCTTACCCGTGTCTACGGCACTACGCAATCCGGTTGGAATTGCACGTATCTatggcacttgctagctagtggctcaaacactaaatcaatttattagtgtgtagtatgtaatcttttttttagTGGCATGAAAGAGAATTACACATGCTTACGGTACTCTCTCaattaaacttttaagctagttacaaaaaaactatcaatttgcttatgaaATTCCAATAAATACcaagtaaaaaagttaaaatagtaCTACTATGGATCTCCCACCACATCTATTAAACTCATTTGcagaaataaaagaacatatTAGAACCCAGAAATCAAAAACCTCAATGTAACTTCAATCACTAATAGTTATCAAACACCATAAACTaaccatataaagagtaaaaaaaaattagttcagaCCGCGAGAAAAAAACTGGCTATCGAAAAAAGCTACAAAGAACTCAGGCTTTGGTTGAAATACCTAAGTGTAAGCGATCACCAGAAGCATAGTGcttacccgtgcctacggcactacccactcCGATCGGAATTGGCTCAATTTGCTGAAAATTATGTACCCATAGAGTTACTATTCTGAAATTCAATTTCTGCCAAGAATTGCATCAATTTCTACCCATGCAGACACGAGCAACCCGATGATATTAGAAAAAGGAAGGGCGAAAAAGAAGGGTCTGAAAACACATGAACCTGGGCGCGGACTATACTACTAAATTATCATTCAAAACGGAACGTCAAGAGGagttaaaataacaaaactcgatTATGTGTAACATTTAACAACACACCTACCCACTAGACCTGGGTAAcatgtcgggtcgggtcgtgttcgtgtcgggTTAGCCGTGTTCGTGTCACAAACAACCCAACACGAACACGACCTGTTTACTAATCGTGTCAAGTTTTCAGACACGAACACGACCTGTTAACAAACAGGTCAACCCGAACACGACCTGTGTAACACGTTTATTAAATAGTCGTGTCAACCCGTGTCAACCCATAACACGACACGGTTTGAACACGTTTAAACACTTTCTGCAAATAAAATACTTCCTGCATTCAGATTTCAGAGAGTCTCAAAAATTAAAACTTAATTTCCAACAACCAACTTAGAAAAATCAAATGAACCACCAGGTTCACCACCACTTAAAGTCTTGCAAACATAAGTTCCAATCACCCGGTCTACCACTACTTAGAGTCTTACAAAGATAAGTTCCAATACTAAATAAGTTTGACTTAAACAGTTAAACATTCAAATACAAAACAAGTTCTCACTGGAACCATCATTATTTGGTTCCATTTTCAGATTAGGCTTCTTCACAAAACCACACTCCCCATTTGTCCTTGCATCAACCACAGAGCCCTACCATATCCCTGCAATGCTGTAATTGAAGCAGAGTTGTGAGAGAAAATACAAACAAAGAATACCTCAACTAATTGTAGGAAAGAGTACCAAAGCATATTGAGATTTTCAGACTGACAATTAACTTAATAATTAATAACAATTCTATGATGGCCCAGCACTCTCCATTGAGTTGAGTTGATTCATAATtataggaacttcacagttaacaTCAATTCTTGATACAAACTCCCCCCTCCCTCACTCTTAAAGAAAAGAGCTGAAACCAACAGGGCTACATACTTGACCCTTTACAACCAGGcagagaaaacaaaaccaaaactggACATCCTAGCTACAACAAAGAAGGTAAAAGCTAGACATGCTGAAACACTCGGCATACGGATTTCCCAATTAGACCAACAAAGCTCCAAATTAAATTCACACAACAGACTTGGGAATATTCCTCCATGATGTTTAAAATGTGGCATATATCTTTAAACTAGAAGAGAATGGTTCAAAGTAGTTCTAAAGTTTAATTTCCAACAACTAACTTCACAGGAGACAGGACTAGTTATCACTTATCACTACACTGGACTAGTCATTGCTGCACAATTTAGGAGCCATGccataaaaagttaaaaacaatCACCATCAAAGTAGCAGATAATACTTACTTTTAATCAAGGTTCAACATTGATCACGGAACTAGAACATCCCACTGATTCGGACAGATCGTTGTCTAGATTCAAGTTCATTATGTCTTCAATGACATCATCCAACTTCACGTTGTCGATTTCTAAATGACAACAATAAGTCATGTTAGTCTCAAGTTTATTCTCTAAAAAATGCATAACAAAGGATAACAATATATTTACCTTCCCCTCCAAACAACCAACCCCTAGAGCATATCAAAGCCTCGACAATTTTAGGCTTTAAAGAACTCCGATATTTGTCAAGAACTCGACCACCAACACTAAATGCAGATTCGGAAGCAACCGTAGAAATAGGAATACTCAACACATCGTGAGCCATCGATGCAAGTTCCGGATACCTATAATTGTGGGCTCTCCAATATTCAAGTACATCAATATTTTCATTTCTTGGAAGCCTAGGCTCATCCAAATACAATTCTAGCTGATTTTTTTGTGCACTAGAAACAAATAAATGGCTCTCAAATGCATCAAAAtcctataaacaacaaaatataaaaaaattagaagataaCACAAAATACCAAGTTAATTTACATGAACACCATGTCAAAAAGAATATTGTTACCTCAATGAATTCGCCCTGGATTTCTTGAACAATGTTTCCTTGAACAACTTCCGGTTTGTAAGAGGCTCTAGATTGGTACTCGTTAAAGAGACCAAAAAGCTTTTCCCGGATTCGTGTACACTGTGTGAATACCTCACTAGATGACTCACCATAAAGCTTTCCATAAGAATATTCCACCAACTGAAACTTAAAACGAGGATCAAATATAACCGCAATTGCCAAGATCACAGAATGCTCCGACCAATACTTATCAAACTTCACCATCATTTGACTGGCCATCCTTCTCATGAAAGGATCAGTACTGTTCATCTCCTTATTTAGGAGAAATTGAATTGCACAAACCtttgaaaaatacaaatttgatGTAGGATATTTCGAACCCGAGAAAATGCAAGTAACATCATAGAAAACTTTCAAGAACTGGCAAATCTTTTCCGCTCTACCCCATTCCTCTTGAGAAGGACAATGCTTAAAATTCGAGTCACTAAGTTGCAACTGGCAAAATGCACGCCGATAGTAAATGACACTTGCGAGCATGAGATATGTTGAGTTCCATCTAGTAGGAACATCCTGCCTCAAACCTCTTTTGGAATCTAGAGAATATTGTGCAACACACTccaataatttttgttttcttgcttgaGATCCTTTCATGTATTTGACACACTCCCTAATCTTGTCAACAACAACATCTATTTCTTTTAGCCCCATTTGAactaccaagttaagaatatgaGCACAACAACGGATATGAAAACAACTACCTTCGTCCACAAGTGCACTATTCAAATTAAGATGATTCTTAAGCAAGTCAACAAGCACATCATTTGCAGAAGCATTATCCAAAGTAAAAGAGAACAACTTGTTCTCGATGCCCCATTTACCCAACAAATCATACACCTTCTCTTTCAATGCAATGCCACTATGTGGTGGAGGCATGTACGAGAAATTCAGAAGTCTCTTGTGCAACAGCCAATTCACATCAATAAAGTGGGTAGTAAGACTCATATAACCATCCGTGGCAATAGATGTCCATAAATCAGACGTCAAAACAAACTCTACCAGGCAAAGTACGCAAATTGCGACCTAGAGTTCGATACTCTTTCTCATGCAAAGAAAGGATGGCAGTCCTAACAGTCCTCCTTGAAATTGAGTGGGCTTCTGGGTTTAAGTAGGTAAAAATATTCCTAACACCCTCATACTCGACAAAGCTAAGTGGCAAGTTATGTCTAATTACTGCATGCACCAACAGTTCACGAAACCTATCAGGGTTAAATTTCGCTAGTTGCAATGCTCCATTTTTAGATACAAGCATCTGTCCAATATCCATTGTTTGATTCTTTAAACAAACAAGTAAATGACGCTTCATATTTCCAGTTCCATATTTACTATCTGAAAGATACACCTGACCACATTTCTTACACTTGCATTTTTCAGGCTCATCGTCCACAACAACATCAGGGTTCTCAGGGTCATTCTCATCATCATCAGGGTTCTCAAGGTTATTCTCATTATCAGGGTGATTCTCTTTCTTAGGCTTGTCAAGAATGTCAAAATAATTCCATACCTCAGACGTAAGCC
This DNA window, taken from Rhododendron vialii isolate Sample 1 chromosome 8a, ASM3025357v1, encodes the following:
- the LOC131336690 gene encoding zinc finger BED domain-containing protein DAYSLEEPER-like, whose translation is MNSTDPFMRRMASQMMVKFDKYWSEHSVILAIAVIFDPRFKFQLVEYSYGKLYGESSSEVFTQCTRIREKLFGLFNEYQSRASYKPEVVQGNIVQEIQGEFIEDFDAFESHLFVSSAQKNQLELYLDEPRLPRNENIDVLEYWRAHNYRYPELASMAHDVLSIPISTVASESAFSVGGRVLDKYRSSLKPKIVEALICSRGWLFGGEEIDNVKLDDVIEDIMNLNLDNDLSESVGCSSSVINVEP